AAAGATCGCCGCAGGACTCGACATTCACCTCAATGAGCCGGTGCTATCGGTAAAAGAAGGTTCGGCCATGCAACTTGAAACAGCCAGGCAAGCGTATGTGTTCGACTATGTGATTTTGGCTTGCCATTCCGATGAAAGTCTGGCCATTGCCAAAGGGCTGCCTGAAAAGAAACAGGAACTGCTTAGCAAGTTCCGCTACAATAAGAACCTTGCCGTGCTCCATTGTGACGAGGCTGTGATGCCTCCTGTGAGGGATGTCTGGTCAAGCTGGAATCACATCATCGATGGAGAAAAGACATCCACCGTATACTGGCTGAACATGCTTCAAGGACCAAAGACGCCGACCAACTATTTTGTTTCCATCAACCCTTTTCAAAAGATCCGGGAAGATAAGATCATCCGCACCATTCAATATGATCACCCTTTGTTCACCATCGAGAATTTCGAACTGCAGAAACGCCTGCAGGAACTGAACGAAGATACCAGGATATTTTTCGCCGGTGCCTATTTCCGACACGGTTTCCACGAGGACGGCTGCAAGTCCGGAATGGACGTGGTCAGGAGATTGCAATGAACTCGTGCGCCTATGTCTGCCGACTCAAGCACGACAGGCCAAATAAAAACAGATTCGCCTACAAAATATACATGTTCTATCTCGACCTCGATGAAATCGACCTGTTGGCCGACCGTTTTAAACTTTTGGGCAAAAACCGCTGGAATCTCCTGAGCTTTTACGACGATGACCACTTTCTTTTCGTCCGCCAAAAAGGCAAGCGGGATCGCATAGCTCGCGCGACTTTCGATTACACCAGGGAATATTATGTTGGCAAGAGCACCAAGGAACGGGTGCGGGAGACTCTCGGGGAGCTGGGCTTCGATTTTGAACTCGGTAAGGTCTGCTTGCTGACCAGTCTCAGGAATCTCGGCTATATTTTCAATCCGGTGAGCTTCTACTATTGCTACGATGCGCAGGGCGAACTACGGGTTCTACTCTCAGAAGTCAACAACACCTACAGAGATCAGAAACTCTTTTATACGGCCTTAACTCCGGGCAACAAGAGACACCGCGACAAGCAGAAAAAAAACTTCTATGTCTCACCCTTTATCGATATGGACACCGAAATCACCTGGTCTTTCGAAGAACCGGCAGAGACCTTGTTGATGGAGGTGAACTCGGTCAAAGACGGACAAGCCATACTCAAAACCTCTTTGGCCGGAGACCGTCGGCAGCTCAGCTCAACGTCGATCCTTTTGCTGTTCCTGCGCTACCCGATGGTGCCGCTCTTTACTATCATATTCATACACTGGCAGGCCTTGAAACTCTGGCTTAAAAAGGTCCGTTTCAGGGATAAAAGCACCAGCGATGATGAGATCATAAGAGGATTGAGATGATATTCAAGCAGGTGTTCTTCAGTCTGTTCAAAGGCAAAGATCTCAAAGGTACCCTCGAGATAGACTATAAAGGTCTGCACACCTTTGGCGATGGGCCAAAAGTCCGCATAAAGGTCAAAAACAAACGCTTTTTCAGGCGGGTCATCCTCTATGGAGATACTGGATTCGGTGAATCTTACTTTCTCGGAGAATTTGAGACGGACAACCTCTACGGGCTACTGGCCTGGTTTATTGAAAACAAGGACCAGCTTCCCTTGGACCACTCCCCCTTCTACCAAATGGAATGGGCGAAAATCATGGGAAGAATAAACCACGGCCTGAACAAGAACACAAAAAATGGGAGCAGGCGCAATATCCAAAGCCATTACGACCTGTCTAATCAGTTCTATTCGCTCTGGCTGGATGAATCGATGACTTACTCCTGTGCAATGTTCGATGAGGGCATGACCCTTCAGGAAGCTCAGGAAAATAAGTATCACAGGATATGTGAGAAGCTTGATCTCAAGAAAACGGACCATGTTCTGGAAATAGGTACAGGCTGGGGAGGCTTCGCTGAATTTGCCCAGAAGCATTATGGCTGCAGGATCACTACCATTACAATTTCTTGGGAGCAGTACCACTATGCCAAGGAAAGGCTGCGGAATATCGATCTGCGCCTGGCTGACTACAGGGATATTACAGGGAGCTATGACAAGATTGTCTCCATCGAGATGATGGAAGCATTAGGGCATAAATATGTTCCCCTGTTCATCGAACGATGCGAGGCCTCGCTGAAACCGAACGGCAGAATGGTCTACCAGATAATCACCATTCCCGATTCACAGTTCAGGCAATACCTCAGGAATCCCGGATTCATCAAAAAGCACATCTTTCCCGGGGGGAACTCCTTTCGTTAGGCCAGGTCAAGAAAGAGCTTGCCCGCAACAAACTCAAGTTGCAGGACATCGAGGACATCAGTGAAAGCTATGTAAAAACGCTCCTCGCCTGGCAAAAAAAGTTCCATTTAAAAAAGAAGAAATTTTGAGCCTCGGCTTCGATGAAGCCTTTTTGGGGAAATGGGATTATTACCTCACCTCTTGTGCCGTTGGGTTCGACACGAAATATATCAGCGACGTCCAACTGTCCATCGAAAAAACTTGCATTCGTTAGGCAGAAGTTTTTTGCCACTCGTTTTATGCACCTCCCTTTTTCTCAAATAACCTGGCCTATGAGAAAAACCCACCGGTTCGTTTGGTGGGTTTTTCAAGTTTGATGATGGGTGAATTTTTTTACCGCCTGCTGAAGTAATCCCTGGAATAAGTCATCGCCTCCAGTCGCGCAATCCTCTCCTCCATCGGCGGATGAGTGGAAAAAAGCTTCAGCAGCGACGAGCCGGATAATGAATGGTGGCTAGCGGCTGGACTGAAAGGGCGCTAGAGGCTGTGTCGGTCAGTGCCTCACCGGATCCTCAATAATTATCCGCAAACGCTTTCCAAGGGCAGCAGTGGCTTGTTCCAAGGTTTTGAGCGTGACGGCGGTGTTCTGTGGATCGAGAAGTCGGTTGACCGCCGCTCTGGAGGTATGCATTTTGGCCGCCATTTCGGTTTTGGTCAGGCTCTGGTTCTCCATCTCCTGCTGGATCTGGTAAGCCAAAACCCGCTTAGCCGCGGTCGCCTCGACCTCGCTCAGGATGCCTTCCTCGGCCAGGAAGTCATCAAAATCGGTGCCGATGTTTTTATGGGTTGCCATCGAATTCAGCCTTTCTTTTGCGTGCCAGTTTCATGTCGTCGGCCGGAGTCTGCTGAGTCTTCTTTATGAAGCCGTGAAGGAGGATGATCCGCGGGCCGTGGGTGCAAAAAAGAACGCGAGCGATGCGGTTTCCCAGCCTGGAGCGAACCTCAAAAAGCCCCTCTCCTAAAGGCCGCACCAAAGGCATGCCGAGAGGCCAGCCCCATTGCACCGTTTTGATGTCCTCACCAATGATCTTCCGCTCCTCCGGCGGCAAATCCTTCAGCCACTCGCGGACGGGCTCTCTTCCGCTGTCCTGCCGGAAAAAATTTACTTGTAGTGGCGTCGGAGTTTCCATGTCGGCCATATTGTATCAAACTTGATACATCTGGCAAGAAAAAACAACAAGGAAGGAGAAAGTCATGGGAATGAGGATCGGATATGCACGGGTAAGTTCTGCTGGGCAAAAACTGGATGTTCAACTGGGTCGTTTGGCCGACTGCGATCGAATCTTCCATGAGAAGGCGTCTGGAGCAACCGCGAAGGATCGATCAGAGTTGCAAAAAGCGTTGGATTTTGTTCGGGATGAGGATGTTTTTGTGGTCACCAAGCTTGACCGCCTGGCACGGTCAGTCATTGATCTTGCTGGGATTGTCCAAAGGCTACAAGGGAAGAACGTCGATCTGGTTGTGCTAGACCAAGGGATCGACACTACAACCCTGTACGGCCGGGTACAGTTCAACATTCTCGCCGCGATTGGAGAATTCGAGCGGGAGCTGATAAAAGAACGATCTATGGAAGGCCGCGAAAAGGCTCTTGCTCGCGGAGTAAAGTTTGGCGCCAAACCGAAACTGACCAAAAAGGAAACTATCGATCTCATCAGGGATTTTGAAGCTCCAGGTTGCAGCAAAACGGAGATTGCCGAGCATTACGGTATCAGCAGGTCATCGGTCTATCGACTGTATGCCGAGAACCGCGAAAAAAGTGTCTAAAAAACAGCGGTAAATCAGAAAAAGCCCCCGGTCACAAAATCGGGGGCTATTGCGTCTGAAAAAGAGTGATTTTCAAACAAACCTTCGTACCAGCCAATCGATGAGTAAACGGTTGACCTCGTCGGGTTTTTCGACCTGAGTCCAGTGACCGCATTCGGGGATCAGGCTTTTTTCCAGATCGGGAACGTATTTTTCCATACCCTCTGCTAATTCCGGAGGTAAAAAGATGTCGTCTTCTGCGGAAACCATGAGGCATGGAACGGATATCCTGTCACTGGTGCCGGCAAGAAGCTGGTTGTTCCTGTGCAGGTTGCGGTACCAGTTGATGGGGCCGGTCAATCCCCCGGCAGAAAAGGCTTCGACATAGACCTGCAAATCTTCCGGCGCCATCAATGGGCTGCCAGCCGGGTCCGGGTCCAGAGCGGCGGCCTGGATGAAATCCCATTCGAGATTGCGGACCGCCGGGGGTGCGTCGATAAATTCGGCCATGGTCAGGGGACGAGCTCTGAACAGCCCTCCCAGAAATCTGGGCAAAAGATCCGCCGTCAGTTCGTTCTCGATTCCTTTCTGCAGAAAAGCCAATCGGTAATTGCCGGCGCTAAAATGGTTGCGCACCCAGCCTGCCGGGTCTTCGCCCATTCTTCGAAAATAACGATGCGGCGTGTTGAGTCCGATGACTCCAGCCACTCGCTCAGGATGTAGAATCGGCATTTCCCAGACCACATGGCCACCCCAATCATGCCCGCAGAACACCGCCTTTTCCAGTTCCAGAGCATCCAGCACACCGATCAGGTCGTCTGCCAGGTGTGGGAGGTCGTACTCCGCTACCGAGTCGGGCTTATCGGACCTACCGTAGCCGCGCTGGTCGAGAGCAATGGCCCGAAATCCAGCGGCCGCCAGCGCAGGCAACTGATAGCGCCAAGAAAAAGCCAGTTCCGGAAAACCGTGGCAGAAAACCACCGGAAATCCGCCGCCCTGCTCATAAACGGCCAGGCGAATACCGTGGGCTCGGATAAAGTACGGTTCGGGGAAATCAGTGCGCATGGGCGGGCTCCCTGTTTGGTCAAATTATCATTGTGTGGTGGCCGTTTTTGAAATAGCCTCCTGCAAAGGGCCGGTCAGGCTTCGGCAGTCGGCTTATCCAGCGGCAGTGGCCTGTGCCGCCTCGATGTCCTTGGCCGTAAAGAGCCACTGGACGGCAATGGCAACCAATTGATCCGTGTCATAGCACCCCCCGACCTCTTTGCCGCCTGCACGGCCTCCTGGAGGCGCGCGGCGCCCGCCTCTTTCGAGTCGGAGACCACCCACTTCAGGGCCAGCAGGCGCCGGTCGAAAAGCCCCACGAGAAAATCGGCTTCATCCTCCTCAAAGAGGCAGGGCCTCTCTGAGGGCTCGTTCGGCGCGGGCGCTTCCCGCTGGAGGGCCCGCACCTTCTAAACGGGAAGGGCAGCGAGAAGCTGCGGCTGCGCTCGCCACCAGGGCCTCGCGCTGACCGGGAAAACCATCTGCCCTCTTCCGATAAATTAAGCAGCCCGCGGTTATGACTGCCGCAGGCTGCTTGCCTTCCTACTTTCCTTAGAAGCGAATACCGACGTAAATGTTGTGTCCTTCGTATTCGCCTGTGAAATTACCAAACTTGGGATTTTCAGCATCGAAATAGCGATAGCCGACGTCGAAAACCACCGATTGCATGGCGAAACTGAGACCGACCATGGCCTGCCAGGCAAAGACGTCATCGTCGTCGTCCACCCGCCCGAAACCCGTTACCGTGCCTAAATCGGCGTCAATGCTGGCCATGCCCACACCGAGGCCGATGAAGGGGCGGAACTGCAACAAGTCGAAATCGAGGTAGGCATTGACCATGCCGCTCATGACCTCGACCTTGTCGCCTCTCCCCGCTTTGATGCCACCGATGCCGATGCCGTCGATATCATTGCGGCGGTAAGCCACCTCGCCTTCCAGCCGGAACCGTTCAAACTGTTTGCCGACGGCAACAAATGCGCCCCAGCCATCGTCGAAAGCAACATCCCAGTCAGGGCCAGGTGCGCGAACATCGGCATCGCTCAAATCGACCCACATACCGCCCAGGCTGAGGTACGGTTTTGCCGAGGCGCTGCTGGCCGCAAAGAGCAGTGCCATGCAGATGAAGAAGATTCTTTTCGCCATGATTGCCTCCGTTGGTGAGAGTACATACTTCCCAGTTGCTGCACCCCTTTTCAGCAACGCGGGAAACCCACACATGGTGTAGTTCTAAAAGAAGGTTTACCAGTCGCAGAAGATTATTCAATCGTCTGCCGAAGGAAGCGAAGGGGTGGGACAGGAGAATGGCGGCTGCGGAGAAGGGGGCAGTCGGGCAAATCACCTACCCTTTGCATAAATACCCCCGACATCGGCTGAAGTCGGGTTAAAAGGTTCCTTGTGTCCTTAGGTGGGGAGGGCACAAGGTTCTCTCTTCGGATTAAAGGTGGGAATCCGATAGATTCTGGGCGTCCTGCGTTCGACAGGCACGACACTGAAAGACCTTGACTCGTCCCCGCCAGTAGGAGGAATGGGTCTTGCTCATACATTTCGGACACTGAAACCCTTGGGGTTAGCGGGAGTTTTCGAGGGCGGCCTCGCACTGGGCCTCATCACCACAATTGGTGAGAAACTGGTTCAAGCTCATTCCTGCTTGAAACTGGATTCGATTCATCTTCACGGCATACCTCCCTGAGAGTGATGCCGTGAGGTTAGGCCGGCGCCGTGTCAGAATATGTCACACTGTCTCGGCGGAAGATTGGTGCTAATCAGATTTAAGAATAAGGGGCGGATTCCTGGATGGAGAGACCCGCCCCTCCATGAATTCAGGACGTTTTCCAGGAGTAATCGATCTTGCTCCTTTCTCTATACTCATTCCCCTCGAGAAGCGTCTTGTAGAGCGTCATCAGGTTGCTAAGCCGTGTCAGGGTCGCTTCTGCAAACAGCTGAAAAATGACGCTAATCAGGCTTGATTTTATATGTCGTGACCTCAAAATCCCAATCCATATCTTCACTTTCGGTAGCAGTTACAAACGACCGCGTTTCATCCCTGAATTCACTCAGGATTTCCGTGTTAAACCATTGGTAAAAATCTGCCCGGACAAACATCGCTTCCACTGTTTCCTGGTAATTCCTGTCATCACCGGGAGAACCCGGAATGACAAAACCAAATTGGCCGAGCGCCTCAGGGGGATTGTCAAATAACATTTTTCTAAACTCCATGTCCCCTCTGGCTTTATTCTTAACCTCCGCCACAACATCATCTCGGATAAACTTTTTTTCGTCGCTCATAATCTACCTCTCTTGGTATTTGATGTAATAGGGTTGATATCCCCCTCCGCCTCCATCTCCAACTATTCCGCGTTGCCGACTTGAGCGAGAGTCTGGTTTGCAGGACGCTGGCTCCAGGCGCCACCTAGCATGGCTGCTGCCGTTAGAAGGCCGTAAGCGGCTGCGGCCAGCGCGACGATCTGGAACAGGGTCGAAAGGCCTGCGCCGAACCAGATGACCACCGACCAGCCGATGAAGGCTGCAATGATCATGCGTACGGTGCCGGCCAGGACGGGCAACAGGACACGCTTCGCCCCTTGGCTTGCAAAGTAGAGCGCCAAGCCCAATCCGATGGCCCCGTAGGCGGGTGCGACGTTCCGCAAATAGAGCGCGCCCAGCGCCAACACCTGAGGCTCATCACTGAACAGGCCAACCCAGGCATGCGGGAAGATCGCGGCAGCGAGGCCGATGAGCTCAGTCACTCCGAAGGCAAGTGCGGCGCCGATCCAGGCGATGCGGCGCGCCCGCGCCATCTGCTTGGCCCCGATATTGATGCCAACCATGGTTACGA
This portion of the Syntrophotalea acetylenica genome encodes:
- a CDS encoding DUF1365 domain-containing protein; this translates as MNSCAYVCRLKHDRPNKNRFAYKIYMFYLDLDEIDLLADRFKLLGKNRWNLLSFYDDDHFLFVRQKGKRDRIARATFDYTREYYVGKSTKERVRETLGELGFDFELGKVCLLTSLRNLGYIFNPVSFYYCYDAQGELRVLLSEVNNTYRDQKLFYTALTPGNKRHRDKQKKNFYVSPFIDMDTEITWSFEEPAETLLMEVNSVKDGQAILKTSLAGDRRQLSSTSILLLFLRYPMVPLFTIIFIHWQALKLWLKKVRFRDKSTSDDEIIRGLR
- a CDS encoding SAM-dependent methyltransferase, whose product is MIFKQVFFSLFKGKDLKGTLEIDYKGLHTFGDGPKVRIKVKNKRFFRRVILYGDTGFGESYFLGEFETDNLYGLLAWFIENKDQLPLDHSPFYQMEWAKIMGRINHGLNKNTKNGSRRNIQSHYDLSNQFYSLWLDESMTYSCAMFDEGMTLQEAQENKYHRICEKLDLKKTDHVLEIGTGWGGFAEFAQKHYGCRITTITISWEQYHYAKERLRNIDLRLADYRDITGSYDKIVSIEMMEALGHKYVPLFIERCEASLKPNGRMVYQIITIPDSQFRQYLRNPGFIKKHIFPGGNSFR
- a CDS encoding XRE family transcriptional regulator yields the protein MATHKNIGTDFDDFLAEEGILSEVEATAAKRVLAYQIQQEMENQSLTKTEMAAKMHTSRAAVNRLLDPQNTAVTLKTLEQATAALGKRLRIIIEDPVRH
- a CDS encoding type II toxin-antitoxin system RelE/ParE family toxin, with translation METPTPLQVNFFRQDSGREPVREWLKDLPPEERKIIGEDIKTVQWGWPLGMPLVRPLGEGLFEVRSRLGNRIARVLFCTHGPRIILLHGFIKKTQQTPADDMKLARKRKAEFDGNP
- a CDS encoding recombinase family protein, giving the protein MGMRIGYARVSSAGQKLDVQLGRLADCDRIFHEKASGATAKDRSELQKALDFVRDEDVFVVTKLDRLARSVIDLAGIVQRLQGKNVDLVVLDQGIDTTTLYGRVQFNILAAIGEFERELIKERSMEGREKALARGVKFGAKPKLTKKETIDLIRDFEAPGCSKTEIAEHYGISRSSVYRLYAENREKSV
- a CDS encoding alpha/beta fold hydrolase, translating into MRTDFPEPYFIRAHGIRLAVYEQGGGFPVVFCHGFPELAFSWRYQLPALAAAGFRAIALDQRGYGRSDKPDSVAEYDLPHLADDLIGVLDALELEKAVFCGHDWGGHVVWEMPILHPERVAGVIGLNTPHRYFRRMGEDPAGWVRNHFSAGNYRLAFLQKGIENELTADLLPRFLGGLFRARPLTMAEFIDAPPAVRNLEWDFIQAAALDPDPAGSPLMAPEDLQVYVEAFSAGGLTGPINWYRNLHRNNQLLAGTSDRISVPCLMVSAEDDIFLPPELAEGMEKYVPDLEKSLIPECGHWTQVEKPDEVNRLLIDWLVRRFV
- a CDS encoding outer membrane protein; the protein is MAKRIFFICMALLFAASSASAKPYLSLGGMWVDLSDADVRAPGPDWDVAFDDGWGAFVAVGKQFERFRLEGEVAYRRNDIDGIGIGGIKAGRGDKVEVMSGMVNAYLDFDLLQFRPFIGLGVGMASIDADLGTVTGFGRVDDDDDVFAWQAMVGLSFAMQSVVFDVGYRYFDAENPKFGNFTGEYEGHNIYVGIRF